One genomic segment of Mobula hypostoma chromosome 2, sMobHyp1.1, whole genome shotgun sequence includes these proteins:
- the tcf21 gene encoding transcription factor 21, with amino-acid sequence MSTGSVSDAEDLQEMEVLGMEEECDALKRKSNKEFCTSNDSNEDSSNNEHESPKKGRGSSGKRRKTSSNKSPLNGVTQEGKQVQRNAANARERARMRVLSKAFSRLKTTLPWVPPDTKLSKLDTLRLASSYIAHLRQILANDKYENGYIHPVNLTWPFMVAGKPESELKEVVNASRLCGTTAS; translated from the exons ATGTCCACTGGGTCCGTTAGCGATGCCGAAGATCTTCAAGAAATGGAAGTGCTGGGCATGGAGGAGGAATGCGACGCATTAAAGAGGAAATCTAACAAGGAGTTCTGCACCTCCAACGACAGCAACGAAGACAGCTCCAACAACGAGCACGAGTCCCCCAAAAAGGGCAGGGGGTCTTCGGGAAAGAGGCGCAAGACAAGCTCCAATAAATCTCCCTTGAATGGGGTGACCCAGGAAGGGAAACAGGTTCAGCGAAACGCAGCAAACGCCAGGGAGAGGGCCAGGATGCGGGTGCTGAGCAAAGCCTTCTCTCGGCTCAAAACCACCCTACCCTGGGTCCCCCCGGACACGAAACTCTCCAAACTCGACACCCTGCGGCTGGCTTCCAGCTACATCGCACATTTGAGGCAAATCCTAGCCAACGACAAGTATGAGAACGGCTACATTCATCCAGTCAACCTG acATGGCCGTTTATGGTTGCGGGAAAGCCAGAAAGCGAGCTAAAGGAAGTTGTAAATGCAAGCCGTTTGTGTGGGACTACAGCGTCATGA